CCGATGAGCGAACCGGTGAAGGGATCCGTGCGGGGGAGCGAACCGGCCGGAGGTTCCGTACGGGACCTGGACCAGTCTGCCTCCTCCGCCGCGTACCGGCCGCTGCCCGCGGCCGAGGAGGACGACGGTGGCCACCGCCGCTTCTGGTCGCGGCGGCGGATTCCCGCCGCGCTGCTCGCGCTGGTCGTGACGGCCGGGGCGGGGCTGCTGCTGTTCGACGTCGTCTCCGTGCGGGCCGAGCGGCCCGGGATGCGCTGGCGGCGGTCGCTCGCCGACGAACTGGCGAGCAGACCGGTGGACGACACCTGGGTGCTGGCGGGCGCGGGGGCGGCCGTCGTGGTCGGAGCGTGGCTGGTGGCGCTCGCCGTGACACCGGGGCTGCGGAATCTGCTGCCCATGCGCCGCCGGGCGGGCGAGGGGGACGTACGGGCGGGACTCGACCGGGATGCCGCGGAACTGGTGCTGCGCG
The genomic region above belongs to Streptomyces marianii and contains:
- a CDS encoding DUF6286 domain-containing protein; protein product: MSEPVKGSVRGSEPAGGSVRDLDQSASSAAYRPLPAAEEDDGGHRRFWSRRRIPAALLALVVTAGAGLLLFDVVSVRAERPGMRWRRSLADELASRPVDDTWVLAGAGAAVVVGAWLVALAVTPGLRNLLPMRRRAGEGDVRAGLDRDAAELVLRDRAMEVSGVQSVRVRVRRSRVGVRAVSHFRELDEVRSDLDTVLGDGIRELGLVRRPALSVQVRRPAKKG